Proteins from one Streptomyces sp. NBC_00289 genomic window:
- a CDS encoding cytidine deaminase → MTTQTHHVDHELIQTAAHVARTRCMGDNHTMAAAARAKDGLIVTAVNAYHFTGGPCAELVLIGTAAAQGTYDLDTIVAVGDRDRGVVPPCGRCRQVLLDYFPALKVIVGTSDGLRTVSISDLLPHGYIWADHQLDAEMSEPSARAHTEEGNQAAIA, encoded by the coding sequence GTGACCACGCAGACCCACCACGTCGATCACGAACTCATCCAGACCGCGGCCCACGTCGCGCGTACTCGCTGCATGGGCGACAACCACACCATGGCGGCCGCGGCCCGCGCCAAGGACGGCCTGATCGTCACCGCGGTGAACGCCTACCACTTCACCGGCGGCCCTTGCGCGGAGCTGGTCCTCATCGGCACGGCAGCCGCCCAAGGCACCTACGACCTGGACACCATCGTCGCCGTGGGCGACCGCGACCGAGGGGTTGTACCCCCGTGCGGACGCTGCCGCCAGGTCCTTCTCGACTACTTCCCAGCCCTCAAGGTCATCGTCGGCACAAGCGATGGCCTCCGCACCGTCTCCATCAGCGACCTGCTGCCCCATGGCTACATCTGGGCGGACCACCAGCTCGACGCCGAAATGAGCGAACCCTCAGCACGAGCTCACACCGAAGAGGGAAACCAGGCAGCCATTGCCTGA